The Hyphococcus flavus genome contains a region encoding:
- a CDS encoding M3 family metallopeptidase: protein MRKKVLVSTMALMAALAACDRQSNETDQQAESSMSEPASPETTMSEAEQRAAFDAEADAVLAGVPDIEVSNPAAQVLLSPFDGPYQGVPHFDEATLDGLKPALEAGMAQNLVEIDAIANNPEPATFGNTIVAMEKAGDELGRVFTYWSIWSSLESTPEFRAIQQEMVPQLSEFSSKINQNENLFQRVKAVYENEEEKAKLTPEQQRLLWLTYTGFTRTGATLEGEAKERYAAINKRLAELQNQFANNVLADEEGYVTYLTEDQLGGLPASFVQAAAAAAAQRGREGEYAITNTRSSMDPFLTYSDEREIRETVWNNYYSRGDNGGEHDNNALIPEILKLRDERVALLGYDNFALWRLETNMAKTPERALEMMEGVWEASTARVREDVASMQEIVDAEGGDFEIQPWDYRYYMEKVRQAKYDLDSNEVKQYLQLDKLRDAMFFVAGEVFNFEFTPLETGTVPVYREGIDVWEVTDKTSGELIGLWYFDPFARQGKRSGAWASSFRSHDTLDGEEKVVLATNNSNFIPGAEGQPTLLSASDAETLFHEVGHALHALSSNVNYPTLNGGVGDYTEFQSQFLEYHLWTDEVIDNYLIHAETGEPIPAELVAKIKAASNFNEGFDTTEYLASALMDMRYHMIDPEGLDVDTFERETLAELGMPDEIVMRHRSPHFGHIFSGESYAARYYGYMWADVLTADTAEMFAEAPGGFYNKELNKRLVEYIFAPRNAMDPTEAYREFRGRDAQVEALMRDRGFSVPDSDE from the coding sequence ATGCGGAAGAAAGTACTTGTATCGACGATGGCTCTCATGGCGGCGCTTGCCGCGTGCGATCGTCAGAGCAATGAAACAGACCAACAAGCGGAGTCCAGCATGTCGGAGCCCGCAAGCCCTGAAACGACCATGAGCGAAGCCGAACAAAGAGCGGCATTTGACGCCGAAGCCGATGCTGTTCTCGCTGGTGTTCCCGACATAGAAGTTTCGAACCCTGCAGCACAGGTTCTTCTGTCTCCCTTTGACGGACCATATCAGGGCGTTCCACATTTTGATGAGGCGACACTCGATGGACTAAAGCCCGCATTGGAAGCGGGTATGGCTCAAAACCTGGTTGAAATCGATGCGATCGCTAACAACCCTGAGCCAGCGACTTTCGGCAACACCATCGTCGCTATGGAGAAAGCAGGTGATGAACTTGGCCGGGTATTCACCTATTGGTCGATTTGGTCCTCACTGGAATCAACGCCGGAGTTTCGGGCGATACAGCAGGAAATGGTCCCGCAACTCTCGGAGTTCAGCTCAAAAATCAATCAGAACGAAAATCTCTTTCAGCGCGTAAAAGCGGTTTATGAGAATGAAGAAGAAAAGGCGAAACTGACGCCGGAACAACAGCGATTGCTTTGGCTGACCTATACAGGGTTCACAAGAACCGGCGCTACGCTGGAAGGCGAAGCGAAGGAAAGATACGCGGCGATCAACAAACGCTTGGCTGAATTGCAAAACCAGTTTGCCAATAATGTCCTTGCCGATGAGGAAGGTTACGTTACGTATCTAACGGAAGATCAGCTTGGCGGATTGCCGGCGTCGTTTGTCCAAGCTGCAGCGGCGGCGGCTGCTCAGCGCGGGCGTGAGGGCGAATACGCGATCACAAACACGCGTTCATCCATGGACCCGTTCCTGACTTATTCCGATGAACGGGAGATCCGTGAAACGGTTTGGAACAACTATTACAGCCGTGGTGATAATGGCGGCGAGCACGACAATAACGCGCTTATTCCAGAGATTCTGAAGCTTCGGGACGAGCGCGTTGCCCTGCTTGGCTACGACAATTTCGCCTTGTGGCGGCTTGAAACCAACATGGCCAAAACCCCTGAGCGGGCCCTGGAGATGATGGAAGGCGTTTGGGAAGCCTCAACGGCGCGCGTTCGTGAAGACGTCGCCAGCATGCAGGAAATTGTCGACGCAGAAGGCGGTGATTTCGAAATTCAACCCTGGGACTACCGCTATTATATGGAGAAAGTCCGCCAGGCGAAATATGATCTCGATTCAAACGAGGTCAAACAATATCTCCAGCTAGATAAACTACGCGATGCAATGTTTTTTGTGGCCGGGGAAGTTTTCAATTTTGAATTTACACCGCTCGAAACAGGAACAGTTCCTGTTTATCGAGAGGGCATAGACGTTTGGGAAGTGACGGATAAAACCTCAGGCGAACTTATAGGCTTGTGGTATTTCGATCCATTCGCGCGTCAGGGGAAACGCTCTGGCGCATGGGCGTCGAGCTTCCGAAGCCATGATACGCTTGATGGTGAGGAAAAAGTCGTTCTTGCAACGAACAATTCCAACTTCATTCCTGGCGCTGAAGGCCAACCGACTCTTTTGTCAGCGAGCGATGCGGAAACGCTATTCCACGAAGTTGGTCATGCGCTTCATGCGTTATCGTCCAACGTGAATTACCCAACGCTGAACGGCGGCGTGGGCGATTACACCGAATTTCAATCGCAGTTTCTGGAATATCATCTGTGGACAGATGAGGTCATTGATAATTACCTGATCCATGCTGAAACAGGTGAACCCATTCCGGCTGAGCTCGTGGCGAAAATAAAAGCCGCATCTAACTTCAATGAAGGCTTTGATACGACTGAATATCTGGCGTCTGCGTTAATGGACATGCGTTATCACATGATTGATCCGGAAGGGTTAGATGTGGACACCTTCGAACGCGAGACGCTGGCGGAACTTGGCATGCCGGATGAGATTGTCATGCGACATAGAAGTCCGCATTTCGGGCATATTTTTTCCGGAGAGTCTTATGCGGCGCGTTACTATGGCTACATGTGGGCGGATGTACTGACTGCTGACACCGCCGAGATGTTCGCCGAAGCTCCAGGCGGTTTCTACAACAAGGAACTCAACAAACGGCTTGTGGAATACATTTTCGCACCTCGAAACGCGATGGATCCGACTGAAGCTTATCGGGAGTTCCGCGGCCGCGATGCGCAAGTGGAAGCGTTAATGCGTGACAGGGGATTCTCTGTTCCTGACTCTGACGAGTAA
- the rnr gene encoding ribonuclease R, whose product MPSRKKSTSRKQPKSGLPSKADIIAYLNDSEGEVARRDIARAFGVKGEARAELRSLLKQMDADGEINLKSGKRIERADSLPPVAPIDVMSVDDDGDLICLPANWRGETEPPMIRLPAKRAAKVKPAPGVGDRLLARLKQAGDDGYEADVIKAIGKGAHRFLAVYRKKRRGGVADPVERRARNSFNIDDGDEAGAKDGDLVWVETKNSRGYGPNKARIRSIAGHIDDKHAYSTIALANHGIPTEFPANVLAEAKKAKLPQLGNRTDLRETPLITIDPADAKDHDDAVFAEPDPDPNNPGGYRVIVAIADVSYFVSPGSALDKEALKRGNSTYLPDRVVPMLPERLSNDLCSLRENEDRPCMAVEMIIDVNGVKKRHHFMRALMRSRAKLSYEDAQAISEGGKAPVGLKAIVLHLYDAYRARMKERAKRAPLDLDLPERKIILDKNGDVQKVVKRERFDAHKVIEEFMILANVAAAEALERARTPVIYRVHDEPDPEKLDSVRDYLGTLDYSLTKTAVRPANFNQLLKLAEGRDEKEMVSEVVLRSQRQAVYDDENVGHFGLNLARYAHFTSPIRRYADLTVHRALVKAFNLGEHGQTEKEAKDLNNIAEQISDLERRSVAAERESNDRYLAGYLETKVGGEFDARIRGVTKFGLFVMLNETGADGFIPMRSIGFERFRFEEREHSVIGETTGGVFRLGQPVQVKLAEAAPLTGGLRFEMLSDPLPGSPKRKSRGGKKPAKKRGKAKKKTDKKPKKKKRGKANAKPRRI is encoded by the coding sequence TTGCCGTCCCGTAAGAAGTCTACATCCAGAAAACAGCCGAAGTCCGGTCTCCCCTCAAAAGCTGACATTATTGCCTATCTGAATGACAGCGAAGGAGAAGTCGCGCGCCGCGATATTGCCCGCGCCTTCGGCGTGAAGGGAGAGGCGCGTGCTGAATTGCGATCGCTGCTGAAACAAATGGATGCCGACGGCGAGATTAATCTGAAAAGCGGGAAACGCATCGAACGGGCTGACAGCTTACCACCTGTGGCGCCGATTGACGTGATGTCCGTTGACGACGACGGCGATCTCATCTGCTTGCCTGCCAACTGGCGCGGCGAGACAGAACCGCCGATGATCCGCCTGCCGGCAAAGCGCGCAGCAAAAGTAAAACCGGCGCCTGGCGTCGGCGACAGATTGCTCGCGCGCCTGAAACAAGCGGGTGATGACGGCTATGAAGCCGATGTCATCAAAGCCATCGGCAAAGGCGCGCATCGCTTTCTTGCAGTGTATCGCAAAAAGCGCCGAGGCGGCGTCGCTGACCCGGTCGAACGGCGCGCACGCAACTCTTTCAATATTGATGATGGCGATGAAGCCGGCGCCAAGGACGGCGATCTCGTCTGGGTGGAAACAAAAAACTCGCGCGGCTATGGCCCCAACAAAGCGCGCATTCGCTCCATTGCCGGACATATTGACGACAAGCACGCCTATTCCACCATCGCGCTGGCCAATCATGGCATTCCTACAGAATTTCCTGCAAATGTTCTTGCCGAGGCGAAAAAGGCAAAGCTCCCTCAGCTTGGAAACCGGACAGACTTGCGTGAAACGCCTCTGATCACCATCGACCCGGCTGATGCGAAGGACCATGACGATGCGGTCTTTGCTGAACCCGATCCGGATCCCAACAATCCTGGCGGCTATCGCGTGATCGTCGCCATCGCCGATGTGAGCTATTTCGTTTCGCCGGGCTCGGCGCTGGATAAGGAAGCCCTGAAACGCGGCAACTCCACTTATTTACCGGACCGTGTCGTGCCAATGCTGCCAGAGCGGCTTTCGAACGATCTGTGTTCCCTGCGTGAGAATGAAGACCGCCCCTGCATGGCGGTTGAAATGATTATTGACGTCAATGGCGTCAAAAAACGCCACCATTTCATGCGCGCATTGATGCGCTCTCGCGCAAAACTTTCTTATGAAGATGCCCAGGCGATCAGCGAAGGTGGAAAAGCGCCGGTTGGCTTAAAGGCCATCGTGCTGCACCTCTACGACGCATATCGCGCCCGCATGAAAGAACGCGCAAAACGCGCGCCGCTCGATCTCGATTTGCCTGAACGCAAAATCATCCTCGACAAAAATGGCGATGTGCAGAAAGTCGTCAAGCGCGAGCGTTTCGATGCGCATAAGGTTATTGAGGAGTTCATGATCCTCGCCAATGTGGCGGCGGCCGAAGCGCTGGAGCGCGCTCGAACTCCTGTCATCTATCGTGTTCATGACGAACCTGACCCTGAAAAGCTGGATAGCGTTCGCGACTATCTTGGAACCCTCGATTATTCACTGACCAAAACGGCTGTTCGGCCCGCCAATTTCAATCAACTTTTAAAACTCGCTGAAGGGCGCGATGAAAAAGAGATGGTCTCTGAAGTCGTGCTGCGCTCGCAGCGGCAGGCGGTCTATGATGATGAAAATGTCGGTCATTTCGGACTGAATCTGGCGCGCTACGCGCACTTCACATCACCAATCCGACGTTATGCCGACCTTACCGTGCACCGTGCGCTCGTAAAGGCGTTCAATCTCGGCGAACACGGTCAGACTGAGAAGGAAGCGAAAGATTTAAACAATATCGCCGAACAGATTTCCGATCTGGAACGGCGCTCCGTCGCGGCTGAACGAGAGTCGAATGATCGCTATCTCGCCGGCTATCTGGAAACCAAGGTCGGCGGTGAATTTGACGCGCGGATACGCGGCGTCACGAAATTCGGCCTATTTGTCATGCTCAACGAAACCGGCGCAGATGGTTTCATTCCAATGCGCTCCATTGGGTTTGAGCGATTCCGGTTTGAAGAACGCGAACATTCCGTCATCGGGGAGACTACCGGCGGCGTGTTCCGCCTCGGCCAGCCGGTGCAGGTGAAGTTGGCCGAGGCGGCGCCGTTAACCGGCGGCCTTCGTTTCGAGATGTTGAGTGATCCTTTACCAGGTTCTCCCAAGCGCAAATCACGGGGTGGTAAAAAGCCAGCGAAAAAACGAGGCAAGGCCAAAAAGAAAACCGACAAAAAACCGAAAAAGAAAAAGCGCGGCAAAGCAAACGCTAAACCGCGCAGAATTTAA
- the msrA gene encoding peptide-methionine (S)-S-oxide reductase MsrA encodes MLRAALAFTVSIVLAAVIFLSPSSDAIAQSEDASFSEFLVVAGGCFWCVESDFEKLEGVGDVLSGYAGGEMANPTYRNHEGHLEVAKIPYDPSVVTYRELVDYFFRHIDPFDDGGQFCDRGHSYTTAVFYNNAAEFEAANASKAAAEEELGKPVVTPVRELSQFWIAEDYHQDYYKKNPVRYNFYRRSCGRDRRVNSIWGK; translated from the coding sequence ATGTTGAGAGCAGCCTTGGCGTTTACCGTAAGCATAGTACTGGCGGCGGTCATATTTCTTTCACCATCCAGCGATGCGATCGCTCAATCAGAGGACGCTTCGTTTTCAGAATTTCTGGTGGTAGCAGGCGGCTGCTTCTGGTGTGTCGAATCTGATTTCGAAAAACTCGAAGGCGTTGGTGATGTCCTTTCCGGTTACGCTGGCGGTGAGATGGCAAACCCGACATATCGCAATCATGAAGGACATTTAGAAGTCGCTAAAATTCCTTATGATCCAAGTGTCGTCACTTACCGTGAACTTGTCGATTATTTTTTTCGCCACATAGACCCTTTTGACGATGGCGGCCAATTTTGTGACCGGGGTCATTCCTATACGACCGCAGTTTTTTATAACAACGCGGCTGAATTTGAGGCGGCCAACGCATCCAAAGCCGCAGCGGAAGAAGAACTTGGAAAACCTGTTGTTACTCCCGTCCGCGAGCTGTCACAGTTCTGGATTGCGGAGGACTATCATCAGGATTACTACAAGAAAAATCCTGTTCGCTATAACTTTTACCGCAGAAGCTGCGGCCGGGACCGGCGCGTAAACAGTATCTGGGGGAAATAA
- a CDS encoding S9 family peptidase → MTKKSAFRGAEDILPPGVGKKPQTFTQHGRSRVDNYAWIRDDDWQEVLKEPARLRDDVRRMLEAENTYYENVTADLDSLRNTLFEEMRARIKEDDSSVPQADGAWKYGVKFCDGGQYPIFFRMRRDGGAEQMLLDGDAESGESEFFSIGQVAHSPDHNLIAYSVDRVGSENYTISVRKIASEEEFKDKIEQADGDSIIWSADSSGFFYVERDENQRPVWVKYHTLGADPVDDPVIYKERDGAYFLYLSKSQSGEFVFINSGSQITTEVRFVRARSPLAPLELIAERVNGVEYYVEHHGDSFLIKTNADGAVDFKVVKAPISAPGKENWEDWIAHNPGTYIADIIPFAKFFVRYERFDALPRIVISDYDGDAHEVSFDQAAYALGVDEGFEFDTEMLRFTYESPSTPKQTYDYNMATRQRTLLKSQEVPSGHDPSQYVVERIDAPAPDGAKIPVVVMRLKSTPMDGAAPLLLYGYGSYGITISNGFSTNVLPLVDRGVAYAVAHVRGGAAKGRQWYLDGKLGDKMNTFTDFTAAADALIQKNYTSAKKIVSYGGSAGGLLVGATVNLRPELFAGVLAAVPFVDVITTISDAGLPLTPPEWEEWGNPLEGADQYDWIAAYSPYDNVKNVEYPPIMATGGLTDYRVTYWEPAKWIAKLREVGKGGPFVLRMNMGAGHGGSAARFERLEERAHLYAFALKAVGYENVEPIKHH, encoded by the coding sequence ATGACGAAGAAAAGCGCATTTCGAGGCGCGGAAGATATTTTACCGCCAGGGGTTGGGAAAAAGCCTCAAACCTTCACCCAGCACGGGCGATCGCGTGTCGATAATTATGCCTGGATCCGGGATGATGATTGGCAGGAGGTGTTGAAGGAGCCCGCCAGGTTGCGCGATGACGTGCGCCGCATGCTAGAGGCGGAAAACACCTACTATGAGAACGTCACCGCGGATTTGGATAGTTTGCGGAATACGTTGTTTGAGGAAATGCGGGCTCGCATTAAGGAAGACGATTCCAGCGTGCCGCAGGCGGACGGCGCATGGAAATACGGCGTCAAATTCTGTGACGGCGGTCAATACCCGATTTTTTTCCGTATGCGCCGTGATGGCGGCGCGGAACAAATGCTGCTCGACGGTGATGCGGAGAGCGGTGAGTCTGAGTTCTTTAGTATTGGACAAGTTGCGCACAGTCCAGACCACAATCTGATCGCCTATAGCGTAGACCGTGTCGGGTCAGAAAATTATACAATCTCTGTACGCAAGATCGCTTCAGAGGAAGAGTTTAAAGACAAAATCGAACAGGCTGATGGTGACAGCATTATCTGGTCGGCAGATTCTTCCGGATTTTTCTATGTCGAACGGGACGAAAATCAGCGTCCGGTTTGGGTGAAATACCATACTCTGGGCGCTGATCCGGTGGACGATCCTGTCATTTATAAAGAACGTGACGGCGCTTATTTCCTTTATTTATCCAAAAGCCAAAGCGGTGAATTCGTTTTCATAAATTCAGGCAGTCAAATTACGACGGAAGTTCGGTTTGTGCGTGCTAGGTCACCATTGGCGCCACTTGAACTGATCGCCGAGCGCGTCAACGGCGTCGAGTATTACGTAGAACACCACGGCGACAGTTTTCTTATCAAGACAAATGCGGATGGCGCTGTCGACTTCAAAGTTGTAAAGGCGCCAATCTCAGCGCCCGGAAAAGAAAATTGGGAAGACTGGATCGCTCACAATCCTGGAACCTACATCGCGGACATCATCCCGTTTGCCAAATTTTTTGTGCGATATGAACGATTTGATGCACTGCCGCGTATTGTCATATCCGATTATGATGGCGACGCGCATGAAGTCTCGTTCGATCAAGCAGCGTATGCGCTTGGTGTTGACGAAGGATTTGAGTTTGATACGGAAATGCTGCGGTTCACCTATGAATCACCATCAACGCCGAAGCAGACTTATGACTATAACATGGCGACCAGGCAACGCACCTTGCTGAAATCGCAGGAAGTGCCGAGCGGTCATGATCCTTCACAGTATGTTGTTGAGCGAATAGATGCGCCCGCGCCTGACGGCGCAAAAATTCCGGTAGTTGTTATGCGGCTGAAATCCACGCCTATGGATGGGGCCGCGCCTTTGCTGCTTTATGGCTACGGGTCTTACGGCATCACCATATCAAACGGTTTCTCGACAAACGTATTGCCACTTGTCGATCGCGGCGTTGCCTATGCTGTTGCCCACGTGCGTGGCGGGGCGGCGAAAGGGCGGCAATGGTATCTGGATGGCAAGCTGGGCGACAAGATGAATACCTTTACAGACTTCACCGCCGCTGCTGACGCCCTGATACAAAAGAATTATACGTCCGCAAAAAAGATCGTTAGTTATGGCGGCAGCGCCGGCGGCTTGCTTGTGGGGGCGACGGTCAACTTACGGCCGGAGTTGTTCGCTGGCGTCTTAGCAGCAGTGCCGTTTGTCGATGTTATCACGACTATTTCCGATGCCGGCTTACCGTTGACGCCGCCCGAATGGGAAGAATGGGGCAACCCGCTTGAAGGTGCGGACCAGTATGACTGGATCGCCGCGTATTCGCCCTACGACAATGTAAAGAATGTCGAATACCCGCCGATTATGGCCACCGGCGGCTTGACGGATTATCGCGTGACCTATTGGGAGCCCGCCAAATGGATTGCAAAGTTGCGTGAAGTCGGGAAGGGCGGGCCATTCGTATTACGAATGAACATGGGTGCGGGTCATGGCGGTTCAGCTGCGCGGTTTGAAAGACTGGAAGAACGCGCGCATCTTTATGCATTCGCGCTGAAAGCGGTCGGGTATGAAAACGTAGAGCCGATCAAGCACCACTAG
- a CDS encoding M23 family metallopeptidase, with translation MRVSNAPRADANLQLVGYQPSSKVSGITLDKAPVQSCLSSGYGPRSGGASSFHRGVDLYTRGPAPVYAGGDGVVTAATSMRGYGNVIFIRHGSGVETRYAHLSEFASGLRTGNRVRRGDYIGKTGKTGNATAIHLHYEVLVDGRRINPLTFGG, from the coding sequence ATGCGCGTTTCCAACGCCCCGCGAGCAGACGCCAATCTGCAGCTTGTCGGTTATCAGCCTTCTTCAAAGGTCAGCGGAATCACGCTCGACAAAGCGCCGGTTCAATCCTGCCTGTCATCCGGATATGGTCCACGCAGCGGCGGCGCCAGCAGCTTTCACCGCGGGGTGGATCTTTACACACGAGGACCCGCACCTGTTTATGCAGGCGGCGACGGCGTTGTGACGGCGGCTACATCCATGCGTGGCTATGGCAACGTAATTTTTATTCGCCATGGCAGCGGTGTGGAAACGCGCTACGCGCATTTGTCAGAATTTGCTTCCGGCCTTCGAACAGGCAACCGGGTCCGGCGCGGCGACTACATCGGAAAAACCGGAAAAACCGGCAACGCGACCGCTATCCATCTGCACTATGAAGTCCTGGTTGATGGCAGGCGGATCAATCCTTTGACGTTCGGAGGCTAA
- a CDS encoding agmatine deiminase family protein — protein MYSLRRQPAEWERHDAVWIGWPSAPDLWENDLGPARAEVEDFIRAILFPGGASSAERGERVNVLANGREALAAAEIMRSRLPEPDLLTLHDAPIGDIWLRDTGPIFVKTEDGALAASAFSFNGWGGKYLLPSDEKIAEEIARFSDMRLRKFEDFIGEGGALETDGEGTFLTTRQCLLNRNRNPNMSERDVEEVLKSALGAAKVIWLDEGLEGDHTDGHIDNLARFIAPGKVVCMRPTGNDDPNAKVLGEVEKVLSQSTNAGGSKLEVITIPSPGRVLLDGEPAAASHMNFYISNNAVIMPCYGALSGHSDPSNEAIEILKAEIDRPHFFAIDSSHILTGGGSFHCISQQQPPPGKLPSKL, from the coding sequence ATGTACTCGCTCCGTCGTCAGCCTGCCGAATGGGAACGTCACGACGCCGTCTGGATTGGGTGGCCCAGTGCGCCAGATCTATGGGAGAATGATCTGGGCCCGGCGAGAGCCGAGGTTGAAGACTTCATTCGGGCGATCCTGTTTCCAGGCGGAGCTTCATCCGCTGAGCGCGGCGAGCGTGTAAACGTGTTGGCGAATGGCCGGGAGGCGCTGGCGGCTGCAGAAATTATGCGCAGCCGGTTGCCCGAGCCGGACCTTTTGACTCTCCACGATGCGCCAATCGGCGATATATGGCTGCGCGACACGGGGCCGATTTTCGTTAAGACCGAAGACGGTGCGCTCGCAGCGAGCGCGTTCTCATTCAACGGTTGGGGCGGAAAATATTTGCTGCCGTCCGATGAAAAAATCGCTGAAGAGATTGCACGCTTCTCAGATATGCGCTTGCGCAAGTTTGAAGATTTCATCGGCGAGGGCGGCGCTCTTGAAACGGACGGAGAAGGCACATTCCTTACGACACGTCAGTGCTTGCTCAATAGAAATCGAAATCCGAATATGAGCGAACGCGATGTTGAGGAAGTCTTGAAGTCTGCACTGGGCGCTGCGAAAGTGATCTGGCTTGATGAAGGACTGGAGGGTGATCACACAGACGGCCATATCGATAACCTTGCGCGTTTTATCGCGCCAGGAAAAGTTGTCTGTATGCGGCCGACTGGCAATGACGATCCTAATGCGAAAGTGCTGGGCGAGGTTGAAAAGGTTCTTTCCCAGTCTACTAATGCTGGCGGCAGTAAGCTTGAGGTGATTACTATTCCTTCGCCTGGCAGGGTGTTGCTTGATGGCGAACCCGCCGCCGCAAGTCACATGAATTTTTATATCTCGAACAACGCGGTCATCATGCCTTGTTATGGCGCTTTATCCGGTCATTCTGATCCCTCAAACGAGGCGATCGAAATTCTGAAAGCCGAAATAGACCGACCGCATTTTTTTGCGATTGATTCTTCTCATATTTTGACGGGCGGCGGGTCCTTTCACTGCATCTCGCAGCAGCAGCCGCCTCCGGGGAAATTGCCAAGCAAGCTGTGA